A single Paratractidigestivibacter faecalis DNA region contains:
- the nifJ gene encoding pyruvate:ferredoxin (flavodoxin) oxidoreductase yields MGRKFKSMDGNEAAAHVSYAFTEVAGIYPITPSSPMADHVDQWAAQGRKNIFGTPVNVVEMESEAGASGTVHGSLGAGALTTTYTASQGLLLMIPNMYKIAGEGLPGVFHVSARCVASHALNIFGDHSDVMACRQTGFAMLAEGNVQEVMDLSPVAHLAAIEGKVPFLNFFDGFRTSHEIQKVAVWDYEDLKDMCNMEAVQEFRDHALNPEHPHARGSHENGDIFFQHREACNKAYDELPAVVEKYMGKINEKLGTDYGLFNYYGAPDADRVVVCMGSFCDVLEEVIDYLNAHGEKVGLVKVRLFRPFSIKHFVDVLPETVKKIAVMDRTKEPGSIGEPLYQDVVSALYEAGKTDIHVSGGRYGLGSKDTPPASAFAVFEELKKDEPKREFTIGIVDDVTNLSLPEPEDAPNTAAPGTIECKFWGLGGDGTVGANKNSIKIIGDHTDKYVQAYFQYDSKKTGGVTVSHLRFGDSPIRSPYYVTKADFVACHNPSYIVKGFKMVRDVKPGGTFLVNCQWSDEEFAEHMPAVAKQYIAKNNITVYLIDAIDLAAKVGMGKRTNTVLQSAFFALAKVLPAEEALQYMKDAATKSYMKKGQAIVDANHKAIDAGATAFHKFEVPADWATATDEPKELTLEGRAAIVKQVKELLEPINRMDGDSLPVSAFSEHVDGQWELGASAYEKRGVAVMVPKWDESKCIQCNSCAFVCPHATIRPFVLTDEEVAAAPENLRTLDAMGPKVKGMKFTLAISPLDCMGCSVCVSACPKDALTMVPTEGELPEQDVFDYCVSKVAEKPEAIAANTKGSQFKQPLLEFSGSCAGCAETSYARLVTQVCGDRMFISNATGCSSIWGNPAATSPYTVNKCGHGPAWNNSLFEDNAEHGLGFEVGYKAVQNKLVSDTEALIASDGVSEGFKAAAQAWLDNRNDTEGSKTAAAEYIKALEENGSDAAKAVLADKSYLTKKSFWIFGGDGWAYDIGFGGLDHVLASNHNVNVFVFDTEVYSNTGGQASKASNLGQVAQFAAAGKVTKKKTLAEIAMTYGYVYVAQVAMGANPAQTLKAIQEAEAYDGPSLIIGYSPCEMHSIKGGMKNCQLEMKKAVDCGYWNLYRFNPAAAEGKKFSLDSKEPAGGYQEFLMNEARYNRLTREFPERAQELFKENEEAAMARYQHLLKLKAMYADA; encoded by the coding sequence ATGGGACGTAAGTTCAAGTCCATGGACGGCAACGAGGCGGCCGCGCACGTATCGTACGCGTTCACCGAGGTTGCGGGTATCTACCCCATCACGCCGTCCAGCCCCATGGCCGACCACGTCGACCAGTGGGCAGCTCAGGGCCGCAAGAACATCTTCGGCACGCCCGTCAACGTCGTCGAGATGGAGTCTGAGGCTGGCGCCTCCGGCACCGTCCACGGCTCCCTTGGCGCCGGCGCTCTGACCACCACGTACACGGCTTCTCAGGGTCTGCTCCTGATGATCCCGAACATGTACAAGATCGCGGGCGAGGGCCTGCCGGGCGTCTTCCACGTTTCCGCCCGCTGCGTCGCCTCCCACGCTCTGAACATCTTCGGCGACCACTCCGACGTCATGGCCTGCCGCCAGACCGGCTTTGCCATGCTCGCCGAGGGCAACGTCCAGGAGGTCATGGACCTCTCTCCGGTGGCTCACCTCGCCGCCATCGAGGGCAAGGTCCCGTTCCTCAACTTCTTTGATGGCTTCCGCACTTCTCACGAGATCCAGAAGGTCGCCGTCTGGGACTACGAGGACCTCAAGGACATGTGCAACATGGAGGCCGTCCAGGAGTTCCGCGATCACGCGCTGAACCCCGAGCACCCGCACGCCCGCGGCTCCCACGAGAACGGCGACATCTTCTTCCAGCACCGTGAGGCCTGCAACAAGGCCTACGACGAGCTGCCTGCCGTCGTCGAGAAGTACATGGGCAAGATCAACGAGAAGCTCGGCACCGACTACGGCCTGTTCAACTACTACGGCGCCCCCGACGCCGACCGCGTCGTCGTCTGCATGGGCTCCTTCTGCGACGTCCTTGAGGAGGTCATCGACTACCTCAACGCCCACGGCGAGAAGGTCGGCCTCGTGAAGGTCCGCCTGTTCCGTCCGTTCTCCATCAAGCACTTCGTCGACGTTCTCCCCGAGACCGTCAAGAAGATCGCCGTCATGGACCGCACCAAGGAGCCCGGCTCCATTGGCGAGCCCCTCTACCAGGACGTCGTCTCCGCCCTCTACGAGGCCGGCAAGACCGACATCCACGTCTCCGGCGGCCGTTACGGCCTCGGCTCCAAGGACACGCCTCCCGCGTCTGCCTTCGCCGTCTTCGAGGAGCTCAAGAAGGACGAGCCCAAGCGCGAGTTCACCATCGGCATCGTCGATGACGTCACCAACCTGTCCCTGCCCGAGCCCGAGGACGCTCCCAACACGGCTGCCCCCGGCACCATCGAGTGCAAGTTCTGGGGCCTCGGCGGCGACGGCACCGTTGGCGCCAACAAGAACTCCATCAAGATTATCGGCGACCACACCGACAAGTACGTCCAGGCGTACTTCCAGTACGACTCCAAGAAGACTGGCGGCGTGACCGTTTCTCACCTGCGCTTCGGCGATTCCCCGATCCGCTCCCCGTACTACGTCACCAAGGCCGACTTCGTGGCCTGCCACAACCCGTCCTACATCGTCAAGGGCTTCAAGATGGTCCGCGACGTCAAGCCGGGCGGCACCTTCCTGGTGAACTGCCAGTGGTCCGACGAGGAGTTTGCGGAGCACATGCCCGCCGTGGCCAAGCAGTACATCGCCAAGAACAACATCACCGTCTACCTCATCGACGCCATTGACCTGGCCGCCAAGGTCGGCATGGGCAAGCGCACCAACACCGTGCTGCAGTCTGCCTTCTTCGCCCTGGCCAAGGTCCTGCCCGCCGAGGAGGCCCTCCAGTACATGAAGGACGCGGCCACCAAGTCCTACATGAAGAAGGGCCAGGCCATCGTCGACGCCAACCACAAGGCCATCGACGCCGGCGCCACCGCCTTCCACAAGTTCGAGGTCCCCGCTGACTGGGCCACCGCCACCGACGAGCCCAAGGAGCTCACGCTCGAGGGTCGTGCCGCCATCGTCAAGCAGGTCAAGGAGCTCCTCGAGCCCATCAACCGCATGGACGGCGATTCCCTGCCCGTCTCCGCCTTCTCCGAGCACGTCGACGGCCAGTGGGAGCTGGGTGCCTCTGCCTACGAGAAGCGCGGCGTCGCGGTCATGGTCCCGAAGTGGGACGAGTCCAAGTGCATCCAGTGCAACAGCTGCGCCTTCGTGTGCCCGCACGCCACGATCCGCCCGTTCGTCCTCACCGACGAGGAGGTCGCTGCCGCGCCTGAGAACCTGCGCACCCTGGACGCCATGGGCCCCAAGGTCAAGGGCATGAAGTTCACCCTGGCCATCTCCCCGCTGGACTGCATGGGCTGCTCCGTCTGCGTGAGCGCCTGCCCGAAGGACGCCCTCACCATGGTCCCGACCGAGGGCGAGCTGCCCGAGCAGGACGTCTTCGACTACTGCGTCTCCAAGGTTGCCGAGAAGCCCGAGGCCATCGCTGCCAACACCAAGGGCTCCCAGTTCAAGCAGCCGCTGCTTGAGTTCTCCGGCTCCTGCGCTGGCTGCGCCGAGACCAGCTACGCGCGTCTCGTCACGCAGGTCTGCGGCGACCGCATGTTCATCTCCAACGCCACCGGCTGCTCCTCCATTTGGGGCAACCCGGCCGCTACGTCTCCGTACACCGTCAACAAGTGCGGTCACGGCCCGGCGTGGAACAACTCCCTCTTCGAGGACAACGCCGAGCACGGCCTTGGCTTCGAGGTCGGCTACAAGGCCGTCCAGAACAAGCTCGTCTCCGACACCGAGGCCCTCATTGCCTCTGACGGCGTGAGCGAGGGCTTCAAGGCTGCCGCCCAGGCCTGGCTGGACAACCGCAACGACACCGAGGGCTCCAAGACCGCCGCTGCCGAGTACATCAAGGCGCTCGAGGAGAACGGCTCCGACGCCGCCAAGGCGGTCCTGGCCGACAAGTCCTACCTCACCAAGAAGTCCTTCTGGATCTTCGGCGGCGACGGCTGGGCCTACGACATCGGCTTCGGTGGCCTGGACCACGTCCTTGCCTCCAACCACAACGTCAACGTCTTCGTCTTTGACACCGAGGTCTACTCCAACACGGGTGGCCAGGCCTCCAAGGCCTCTAACCTCGGCCAGGTCGCGCAGTTTGCTGCCGCCGGCAAGGTGACCAAGAAGAAGACCCTGGCTGAGATCGCCATGACCTACGGCTACGTCTACGTCGCCCAGGTCGCCATGGGTGCCAACCCCGCCCAGACGCTCAAGGCCATCCAGGAGGCCGAGGCCTACGACGGCCCGTCCCTGATCATCGGCTACAGCCCCTGCGAGATGCACTCCATCAAGGGCGGCATGAAGAACTGCCAGCTCGAGATGAAGAAGGCTGTGGACTGCGGCTACTGGAACCTCTATCGCTTCAACCCGGCTGCCGCCGAGGGCAAGAAGTTCTCCCTCGACTCCAAGGAGCCGGCGGGCGGCTATCAGGAGTTCCTGATGAACGAGGCTCGCTACAACCGCCTCACCCGCGAGTTCCCCGAGCGCGCCCAGGAGCTCTTCAAGGAGAACGAGGAGGCTGCCATGGCTCGCTACCAGCACCTTCTCAAGCTCAAGGCCATGTACGCCGACGCGTAA
- a CDS encoding C39 family peptidase, with protein sequence MATQLPPRQRGRSSCPGNGDTLGGDAARRRDERAARRASRQAEAERQARLRGKLAAAMVALAVIAGVGGSCARGARVAREDALAAVTTQARQSAGGLGCEMVRGARAFAAGYVQPTSTATSEWAVGKMPYLYQIDAAFADDRYSNGPISLQGCGPFALDMVYIDLTGDTSMGPIEMAAYATSNGYSTDRNGSAWALVGSGAAGLGLKSEVLGASASSLRAALQAGKDAICVMGPGTFTRVGHFIALDGLDADGRAIVHDSNSYLRSHRSWDLNLIVSEMSCAWALSVA encoded by the coding sequence GTGGCCACTCAGCTTCCCCCCAGACAGCGGGGACGTTCTTCTTGCCCAGGTAATGGGGACACCCTTGGGGGCGATGCCGCCCGTCGCCGAGACGAGCGCGCGGCAAGGCGGGCTTCTCGCCAGGCGGAGGCCGAGCGGCAGGCGAGGCTGCGCGGAAAGCTTGCGGCGGCGATGGTGGCGCTGGCCGTGATCGCGGGCGTTGGGGGCTCGTGCGCCCGCGGGGCGCGGGTTGCGCGCGAGGACGCCCTGGCGGCAGTGACCACGCAGGCGCGGCAGAGCGCGGGCGGCCTGGGCTGCGAGATGGTCCGCGGGGCGCGGGCGTTTGCGGCGGGCTACGTTCAGCCCACAAGCACGGCGACGTCCGAGTGGGCGGTCGGCAAGATGCCCTACCTTTACCAAATTGATGCCGCGTTTGCGGACGACCGATACAGTAACGGCCCCATCAGCCTGCAGGGATGCGGTCCGTTTGCGCTGGACATGGTCTACATTGACCTCACGGGAGACACATCCATGGGGCCTATTGAGATGGCTGCCTACGCCACCAGCAACGGATACTCGACCGATCGCAACGGCAGCGCATGGGCGCTCGTTGGCAGCGGCGCGGCGGGGCTGGGCCTCAAGAGCGAGGTGCTGGGCGCGTCCGCGAGCTCGCTGCGCGCGGCGCTCCAGGCCGGCAAGGACGCGATCTGCGTCATGGGGCCGGGCACGTTCACGCGCGTCGGGCACTTCATTGCGCTGGACGGGCTTGACGCCGACGGGCGGGCCATCGTGCACGACTCAAACAGCTACCTGCGCAGCCACCGGAGCTGGGACCTTAACCTCATCGTCAGCGAGATGAGCTGCGCCTGGGCGCTCTCCGTGGCGTAG
- a CDS encoding HAD family hydrolase, which produces MRYEAIIFDKDGVLVDTEPFYDRRRREFFAEVGIDDSAFPSFYGSNNEVIWKTAVPDDPAKREALYRRFRSRFANDPVPYAQLCVPRMREVLQACRALGLKTGLASAGPRWVIDGFLEQLNLASAFDATLSGEDCAANKPAPDIYLAAMRRLGVNPCRTLVVEDSPFGIRAAHEADATVCAVMPPSAPELDQSLADVRLGPLAALLDWLPSAL; this is translated from the coding sequence GTGCGCTACGAGGCAATCATCTTTGACAAAGACGGCGTTCTGGTTGATACCGAGCCCTTCTACGACCGCCGCCGGCGCGAGTTCTTTGCTGAGGTTGGCATTGACGACTCTGCGTTTCCCAGCTTTTACGGCTCAAACAACGAGGTCATCTGGAAAACCGCAGTGCCCGATGACCCGGCTAAACGCGAGGCTCTCTACCGGCGGTTTCGCTCTCGCTTTGCCAACGATCCGGTGCCCTATGCCCAGCTGTGCGTTCCCCGCATGCGCGAGGTCCTTCAGGCGTGTCGCGCTCTGGGCCTCAAAACCGGCCTCGCCTCTGCTGGCCCGCGCTGGGTCATCGATGGCTTTCTTGAGCAGCTGAATTTGGCCAGCGCCTTTGACGCGACGCTTTCCGGAGAGGACTGCGCTGCAAACAAACCGGCGCCCGACATCTACCTTGCGGCCATGCGCCGGCTGGGCGTCAACCCGTGCCGCACGCTTGTGGTCGAGGACTCGCCGTTTGGCATTCGCGCAGCTCACGAGGCTGATGCGACGGTTTGCGCCGTTATGCCGCCAAGTGCTCCCGAACTTGATCAGTCCCTTGCGGATGTCCGCCTCGGCCCGCTCGCGGCTCTGCTCGACTGGCTGCCTTCCGCGCTCTGA
- a CDS encoding L-cysteine desulfidase family protein, whose translation MVDYIGLLKKEVVPAEGCTEPVAVAFAVSLAAEQLGADATDVRLKLSANIIKNALGVGIPGTGMVGIEIAAALGAVVKQSEKRLEVLQGFSPEQLAAAKELVEAHVVHVEQKATPEALYIEALLTDGTDTSRVIVCRDHTNVVRVEKNGEILVDKPISVGAGDADGGTGLTVDGIYEFATTVPFEDIKFVLDCVPMNTRVSEEGLRNSYGLEVGRRMSAGSNARGVLLNNLSLRLISATAAASDARMGGCPLSVMTCAGSGNQGLASSLPIIELGRALGSSDEDLARALVMSFLVVMHIKEYMGRLSPLCGSGIAGGTGSCCGMTYLQGGNLPEIKCAINNMLATLQGMICDGAKATCALKIAAGTNAAITSSTLALADIQPSSLEGIVFEDAEDTISHTGKLVREGFATTDEAILSIMLAKQLEK comes from the coding sequence ATGGTCGACTACATCGGGCTCCTCAAGAAGGAGGTCGTTCCGGCCGAGGGGTGCACCGAGCCTGTGGCCGTGGCGTTTGCCGTCTCTCTTGCGGCCGAGCAGCTGGGCGCCGACGCCACCGACGTGCGGCTCAAGCTGTCCGCCAACATCATCAAGAACGCGCTGGGCGTGGGCATCCCCGGGACCGGCATGGTGGGCATTGAGATCGCTGCTGCGCTTGGCGCCGTGGTCAAGCAGTCCGAGAAGCGGCTCGAGGTGCTGCAGGGCTTCTCGCCTGAGCAGCTGGCGGCTGCAAAGGAGCTGGTAGAGGCCCACGTGGTGCACGTCGAGCAGAAGGCCACGCCAGAGGCGCTCTACATTGAGGCCCTGCTTACGGATGGAACGGACACCTCCCGCGTCATTGTCTGCCGCGACCACACCAACGTCGTGCGCGTGGAGAAGAACGGCGAGATCCTGGTGGACAAGCCCATCTCCGTCGGCGCCGGCGATGCCGACGGCGGCACCGGCCTCACCGTGGACGGCATCTACGAGTTTGCGACCACCGTGCCCTTTGAGGACATCAAGTTTGTGCTTGATTGCGTGCCGATGAACACTCGCGTGAGCGAGGAGGGCCTGCGTAACAGCTACGGCCTGGAGGTCGGCCGCCGCATGAGCGCCGGGTCAAATGCGCGCGGCGTGCTGCTCAACAACCTCTCCCTGCGTCTGATTTCTGCCACGGCCGCCGCCTCCGATGCCCGCATGGGCGGGTGTCCGCTTTCCGTCATGACGTGCGCGGGCTCCGGAAACCAGGGCCTGGCCAGCAGTCTTCCCATCATCGAGCTGGGACGCGCCCTGGGTTCCTCCGACGAGGACCTTGCTCGCGCGCTTGTCATGTCGTTCTTGGTGGTCATGCACATCAAGGAGTACATGGGGCGCCTTTCTCCCCTGTGCGGAAGCGGTATTGCGGGCGGCACAGGCTCTTGCTGTGGCATGACCTACCTGCAGGGAGGTAACCTTCCTGAGATAAAGTGCGCAATCAACAACATGCTCGCCACGCTCCAGGGAATGATCTGCGATGGCGCCAAGGCCACGTGCGCGCTGAAGATTGCCGCAGGTACCAACGCTGCCATTACCTCCTCGACGCTGGCGCTGGCAGACATTCAGCCGTCCAGTCTTGAGGGCATTGTCTTTGAAGACGCCGAGGACACCATCAGCCACACGGGTAAGCTCGTCCGCGAGGGTTTTGCCACCACTGACGAGGCAATTCTTTCCATCATGCTTGCCAAGCAGCTCGAGAAATAG
- a CDS encoding M20/M25/M40 family metallo-hydrolase produces the protein MAAPRPCWALSQELRDERILSLLRDLVRINTEHAAPAPGAPYGEGCELALCRALLECESRGMRTSRLGQKVGIAEVGEDGPLVAFPVHLDVVPAGAGWTRDPYGAQVEDGMLYGRGCMDNKIGAAVMIELVGELWERARAATGLPCRIRIIFGTDEETGMSDLREYVDSGCELPSLGFVPDATFPLVRGEKARLHLVLTCDDVDLPVGLSISGGTAANVVPDSARATLPDGTMMLTSGKSAHGSTPERGQNAICKLLRELAGTPEVSGDVICLFEQLFCRDLTGAALGIDVPDDEFGHTSVNLGVLEAQGRRVRIELDVRFGSGISEDEVVSRLRGALGARWDVRVAMSKQLHLVPEDDPCVQALLAAYERVTGEPGTTSVMAGGTYASLLPALVAFGPKLPGTHTGAHGVDEHVMLENISKATDIYEAALEALVELSA, from the coding sequence ATGGCCGCCCCTCGTCCGTGCTGGGCCCTTTCGCAGGAGCTTCGCGACGAGAGGATTCTCTCGCTACTGCGCGACCTGGTGCGCATCAACACGGAGCACGCCGCGCCCGCGCCTGGGGCCCCGTACGGCGAGGGGTGCGAGTTGGCGCTTTGCCGGGCTCTCTTGGAGTGCGAGTCCAGGGGAATGCGAACTTCTCGGCTGGGACAGAAGGTTGGGATTGCCGAGGTGGGGGAGGACGGCCCGCTGGTGGCGTTTCCCGTGCACCTGGACGTTGTTCCCGCTGGTGCCGGCTGGACGCGCGACCCGTACGGGGCGCAGGTCGAGGACGGCATGCTCTACGGCCGCGGCTGCATGGACAACAAGATTGGTGCCGCGGTCATGATCGAGCTCGTGGGGGAGCTGTGGGAGCGTGCGAGGGCGGCCACCGGGCTTCCCTGCAGGATTCGCATCATCTTTGGAACAGATGAAGAAACCGGCATGTCTGACCTGCGCGAGTACGTTGATTCGGGCTGCGAGCTGCCTTCCCTGGGGTTTGTGCCTGATGCGACGTTTCCCCTTGTGCGCGGCGAGAAGGCGCGGCTTCACTTGGTGCTGACCTGCGATGACGTCGACCTGCCCGTGGGTTTGAGCATCAGCGGCGGCACCGCTGCAAACGTGGTGCCGGATTCCGCGCGGGCCACGCTGCCTGACGGCACAATGATGCTGACCAGCGGAAAAAGCGCGCATGGCTCAACGCCGGAGCGGGGGCAAAACGCCATCTGCAAGCTGCTTCGCGAGCTTGCGGGCACGCCCGAGGTCAGCGGCGACGTCATCTGCCTGTTTGAGCAGCTGTTCTGTCGAGACCTGACTGGCGCGGCGCTTGGCATTGACGTGCCCGACGATGAGTTTGGACACACGTCCGTTAACCTAGGCGTTCTTGAGGCGCAGGGACGGCGCGTGCGCATTGAGCTTGACGTGCGCTTTGGCTCTGGCATTAGCGAGGACGAGGTTGTTTCTCGGCTGCGAGGGGCCTTGGGGGCTCGCTGGGACGTGAGGGTGGCCATGAGCAAGCAGCTGCATCTGGTCCCGGAGGACGACCCCTGCGTGCAGGCGCTTCTCGCCGCGTACGAGCGGGTGACGGGAGAGCCGGGAACGACGTCGGTCATGGCGGGTGGCACCTACGCCAGCCTCTTGCCCGCGCTGGTGGCGTTTGGCCCCAAACTTCCAGGCACTCACACCGGAGCGCACGGCGTCGACGAGCACGTTATGCTTGAGAATATATCCAAAGCGACGGATATTTATGAGGCGGCGCTTGAGGCGCTGGTAGAGCTGTCCGCCTAG
- a CDS encoding L-2-amino-thiazoline-4-carboxylic acid hydrolase: MSDKQTFTRDEFLTDVRGANGTRAQWFALMLEEAEKHGIDPDEFCEDTIYKFGLGRGKKYGVCEGNPGKMAEMLYGSNGQDVFEMELAEKSDERGVLKFHFCPLAHTWKAMGLPAERVAELCRLACYSDFARADCAGVNLHFANQIGRGDDICELVFTPKKDGDPSGAEACRADAAANAKDGE, translated from the coding sequence ATGTCTGACAAGCAGACCTTTACTCGCGACGAGTTTCTGACCGACGTCCGCGGCGCCAACGGCACCCGCGCCCAGTGGTTTGCCCTCATGCTCGAGGAGGCCGAGAAGCACGGCATCGATCCGGACGAGTTCTGCGAGGACACCATCTACAAGTTTGGCCTTGGCCGCGGCAAGAAGTACGGCGTCTGCGAGGGCAACCCCGGCAAGATGGCCGAGATGCTCTACGGCAGCAACGGCCAGGACGTCTTTGAGATGGAGCTCGCCGAGAAGTCCGACGAGCGCGGCGTGCTGAAGTTCCACTTCTGCCCGCTTGCGCACACCTGGAAGGCCATGGGGCTGCCCGCCGAGCGTGTGGCCGAGCTTTGCCGCCTTGCCTGCTACAGCGACTTTGCCCGTGCCGACTGCGCTGGCGTCAACCTGCACTTTGCCAACCAGATCGGTCGCGGCGACGACATCTGCGAGCTCGTCTTCACCCCCAAGAAGGACGGCGACCCCTCGGGCGCCGAGGCCTGCCGCGCCGACGCCGCGGCCAACGCAAAGGACGGCGAGTAG
- a CDS encoding PTS system mannose/fructose/sorbose family transporter subunit IID, which translates to MQLNLFFALVGGLWFWFAASLAGYSWIQTLKSPIVVGTVLGALTGNLETGLITGGSIEMVYLGMVAAGGNIPSDRVFAALIAVPIAIQTGVTPEVAVSIAVPLGVLGVFVNNLRRTVNAVFVHWADKAADEADVKKVWRCATTYPFILGFIIRFPLMFVINYFGADFVTAMLNVMPAWLLTGFNVMGGMLPALGFATTIFMIGKMKYLPLFIIGFFLVKYLQIPTMAAAIFGICMALLIMFMGDEKAFDGLNFAKDLDGEKKEQERLLSEKDVNGVFLRWIWTAELSNSFERMQALAVASSFAPVLRKLYPNDEDLEAAIKRHLGFFNTQANWGCLIHGTVLAMEEQKAMGSDIPDEMITGIKTGLMGPLAGIGDTLDFGTIQTILFALGASFATTGNAVGVVFPIAFAVITFCEARFLFGLGYKLGKESIQKILSGGIINKIIDCASIVGMFMMGALSASIVKVSTPLAWTFGDKTVQLQTTLDAIAPGLLPLAAVFFVFWGIKRKKWTITRCLIILICASIIGAFLGVFAL; encoded by the coding sequence ATGCAACTCAACCTGTTCTTCGCCCTTGTCGGCGGACTGTGGTTCTGGTTTGCCGCGTCCCTCGCGGGATACTCGTGGATCCAGACGCTCAAGTCCCCCATCGTGGTGGGCACCGTCCTGGGCGCGCTCACCGGCAACCTCGAGACCGGCCTCATCACCGGCGGCAGCATCGAGATGGTCTACCTGGGCATGGTCGCCGCCGGCGGCAACATCCCGTCCGACCGAGTCTTTGCCGCGCTTATTGCCGTGCCCATCGCCATCCAGACCGGCGTGACCCCTGAGGTGGCCGTCTCCATCGCCGTGCCGCTGGGCGTCCTCGGCGTCTTCGTGAACAACCTGCGCCGTACCGTCAACGCCGTGTTTGTCCACTGGGCCGACAAGGCCGCCGATGAGGCCGACGTCAAGAAGGTCTGGCGCTGCGCCACCACCTACCCGTTCATCCTGGGATTCATCATTCGCTTCCCGCTGATGTTCGTCATCAACTACTTTGGTGCCGACTTCGTGACCGCCATGCTGAACGTCATGCCCGCGTGGCTGCTCACCGGCTTCAACGTCATGGGCGGCATGCTGCCCGCCCTGGGCTTTGCCACCACGATCTTCATGATCGGCAAGATGAAGTACCTGCCGCTCTTCATCATCGGCTTCTTCCTGGTCAAGTACCTGCAGATCCCGACCATGGCTGCCGCCATCTTTGGCATCTGCATGGCCCTTCTCATCATGTTCATGGGCGACGAGAAGGCCTTCGACGGCCTGAACTTTGCCAAGGACCTGGACGGCGAGAAGAAGGAGCAGGAGCGCCTGCTGTCCGAGAAGGACGTCAACGGCGTGTTCCTGCGCTGGATCTGGACGGCCGAGCTTTCCAACTCCTTCGAGCGTATGCAGGCCCTGGCCGTTGCCTCCTCTTTTGCCCCCGTGCTCCGCAAGCTCTACCCCAATGACGAGGACCTCGAGGCCGCCATCAAGCGCCACCTGGGCTTCTTCAACACGCAGGCCAACTGGGGCTGCCTCATCCACGGCACCGTGCTCGCCATGGAGGAGCAGAAGGCCATGGGCTCCGACATCCCTGACGAGATGATCACCGGCATCAAGACCGGCCTCATGGGCCCGCTTGCTGGCATCGGCGACACCCTTGACTTCGGCACCATCCAGACCATCCTCTTTGCCCTGGGCGCCTCTTTTGCCACCACCGGCAACGCCGTGGGCGTGGTCTTCCCCATCGCCTTTGCCGTCATCACGTTCTGCGAGGCCCGCTTCCTCTTTGGCCTTGGCTACAAGCTGGGCAAGGAGTCCATCCAGAAGATCCTCTCCGGCGGCATCATCAACAAGATCATCGACTGCGCCTCTATCGTGGGCATGTTCATGATGGGCGCCCTGTCCGCCAGCATCGTGAAGGTCAGCACCCCGCTTGCCTGGACCTTTGGCGACAAGACCGTCCAGCTGCAGACGACCCTGGACGCAATCGCCCCTGGCCTGCTTCCCCTGGCCGCAGTGTTCTTTGTCTTCTGGGGCATCAAGCGCAAGAAGTGGACGATCACCCGCTGCCTGATCATCCTCATCTGCGCCTCCATCATCGGCGCCTTCCTCGGCGTCTTTGCCCTCTAG
- a CDS encoding PTS sugar transporter subunit IIB gives MPNITFARVDHRLIHGQVITKWSKIAAAQMILIVDDVLAQDSFMVDIYKMAAPSGVDVDIKSAEDTARAYQADDLGSGNVFLLFKSIQMARKAMDAGLELKNLQLGGVPAEAGRKIVFQAVALNDADVADLTHMADAGCQITLQVVPEEAGMTLADALKKYNS, from the coding sequence ATGCCCAACATCACGTTTGCGCGCGTTGACCACCGTCTCATCCACGGCCAGGTCATCACCAAGTGGTCCAAGATCGCCGCGGCGCAGATGATCTTGATCGTTGACGACGTCCTGGCCCAGGACAGCTTCATGGTGGACATCTACAAGATGGCCGCTCCGAGCGGCGTCGACGTTGACATCAAGTCCGCCGAGGACACCGCCCGCGCCTACCAGGCAGACGACCTGGGCTCCGGCAACGTCTTTCTGCTCTTCAAGAGCATCCAGATGGCCCGCAAGGCCATGGATGCCGGTCTTGAGCTCAAGAACCTGCAGCTGGGCGGCGTGCCCGCCGAGGCTGGCCGAAAGATTGTCTTCCAGGCCGTCGCGCTCAACGACGCCGACGTCGCAGACCTCACGCACATGGCCGACGCCGGATGCCAGATCACCCTGCAGGTCGTCCCCGAGGAGGCCGGAATGACCCTCGCCGACGCCCTCAAGAAGTACAACTCCTAA
- a CDS encoding PTS sugar transporter subunit IIA: MVGIIVMTHGALSEGIVDAAELITGPVTQVETLSLRREDNVNDLNAAFLAALDRVDTGDGVLVLTDLLGGSPCNVASMNLRERSYRVLSGVNLPMFIEALSSRDTASSAEELQASCQEAAVQGVKNINQLLGK, translated from the coding sequence ATGGTCGGAATCATCGTCATGACGCACGGCGCGCTCAGCGAGGGGATCGTGGACGCGGCCGAGCTCATCACGGGACCCGTGACGCAGGTGGAGACGCTCTCCCTGCGCCGCGAGGACAACGTCAACGACCTCAACGCTGCGTTTCTCGCCGCGCTTGACCGCGTGGACACCGGGGACGGCGTCCTCGTGCTGACCGACCTTCTTGGCGGCAGCCCGTGCAACGTCGCGAGCATGAACTTGCGCGAGAGGAGCTACCGGGTGCTGTCTGGGGTGAACCTTCCCATGTTCATCGAGGCGCTCTCGTCGCGAGACACCGCCAGCTCGGCCGAGGAGCTTCAGGCCTCCTGCCAGGAGGCGGCTGTCCAGGGCGTCAAGAACATCAACCAGCTGCTCGGCAAGTAG